From a single Brassica rapa cultivar Chiifu-401-42 chromosome A01, CAAS_Brap_v3.01, whole genome shotgun sequence genomic region:
- the LOC103848629 gene encoding protein CHROMATIN REMODELING 4-like, with protein MQLPPMLDSSNNVLFLGRSTNPSLVDPNRVLNLHNQMGDVVAPQRTSYLIEPPTLPPTVSAIAQSVRVLYGKDSTTIPPFVIPEPPPPVPRDPRHHSMRKKMKRKSRPSTQMATEIANSSHNVAESSSQGNPPAPPLPLSGEPASSEPIRVPAPTEEPSQVTKPSLDEVTCTSRSVSPESKVSEPKSTNQDGDSDLDTCEADQLENHLDDKPMDVEQESENASNKQCEPTEAETPNMDAEQLR; from the exons ATGCAGTTACCTCCAATGCTTGATTCAAGCAACAATGTGTTGTTCTTGGGAAGATCAACCAATCCATCTCTCGTTGATCCGAACCGAGTGTTGAATCTCCACAATCAGATGGGGGATGTAGTAGCTCCTCAGAGAACAAGTTACCTCATTG AACCACCCACTTTGCCTCCAACCGTGTCAGCTATAGCTCAATCAGTACGAGTTTTATACGGTAAAGATTCTACTACCATTCCACCGTTTGTGATACCAGAGCCGCCACCTCCTGTTCCCAGAGATCCAAGACACCACAGTATGCGAAAGAAAATGAAACGTAAATCACGTCCGTCAACTCAAATGGCTACAGAGATTGCTAATAGCAGCCACAATGTCGCAGAAAGCAGCTCTCAAGGCAATCCACCAGCTCCTCCATTGCCTCTATCAGGTGAACCAGCTTCGTCCGAGCCAATCAGAGTTCCAGCTCCTACAGAAGAACCATCTCAAGTAACTAAACCAAGTCTAGATGAAGTCACTTGTACGTCAAGATCTGTATCGCCAGAGAGCAAAGTCTCTGAGCCTAAATCTACCAACCAGGATGGAGACTCAGATTTAGACACCTGTGAGGCTGATCAACTTGAGAATCATTTAGACGATAAGCCTATGGATGTGgaacaagaatctgaaaatGCGTCAAACAAGCAATGTGAGCCAACAGAGGCTGAAACTCCAAACATGGACGCAGAACAGTTGCGTTGA